The region TGGCGCCGGAAAAAACCATCATCAGTGACTTGAAGAATTGAATGGCCGGCGACTTGAGATCCTGCAATAGAAGGGCGTCGGCGCCTTGCAGCTTATCCAGCTCCGCGCGACCGATCCAGAAAAAAAAGAAAAACTGTATTCCGCACAGCAATCCAGTGAATAGGGAAAGTTTGGGTTCAAAGGTTAAGGCGCTGATAGCGATCATGAAAAAGTAGAGCAGCGTTGGCGGTCCGGTAAGAAAGGTGGCAGCGCCGCCGGGCAATAGCAGATGGCTCGCCAGAAAGAGAGCGCTGACAAAAAAAGTGAAAAGGCTCACCGTCAGCCACATCAACCATCCACGGATCTTGCTGCGGCGCGCCAGCAGGTGAACCAGCAGCGAATAAAGGCCGCCAGTCAGCGACCAGAGCGCCGGCGCCTCCAGACCTGGCGTTACCCCCGCTTTTGCCAGGGCGTAGAGCGCCGGAGCGCAAGAGAAGCCGACAAAGACTGCATAGAGCGAGCCGCGAGCGAGGACGCGATTGACTTCCTCGTCGATCAGTTCACGATCGAGTGTTGCGCTCTGCTTCATCCGCGCCCGACTTAGGATTGATCAATTTTTGCGAGGGCGCTGCAGAGCGGTCAAGCGCGCCTTTTGCTGACGCAGAAGTTCTTTGAGATCGTCGCTCTGGTCCGCAGCGTCGGCGCCAGATGGAGCATCGGGCGCCGAGGAAACGGCGGCCAGCGGCGCGGCGCCCTGGGCGCGAAGCAATTGCTGAAAATCGGGGAAGTCACGCTTGCGGTCCGCGGTCTGCCAGAAGCGAAAGTCGCTTCCCTTCAGGGCGCCTACCAGCCGTTCCAGCGCGCTGCTTGCGGCCTGCTCCGGTCGCTTGCTTGACTGCCAGAGACGTATGCGATCGGCGGCGATGCCATCGTTGATTTCCGTCAACATTTGCACTCCGGCCTCAGAAACGCCGAGAGCCATCAGCTTCCCGGCAACATCGACGATTTGCAGAAACTTTCCCTGCACCAGCGGGATCGATGCCACTACATGCACCAGCTCGCCGCCGCCGACCGCCGGCAGCCCGCTCTTGTTTCGAATGTAGCGCATCACCAGGTAGAATACAAAGCCCATCACCGCCAGAAGGCCAAAGAAGCGCAGCGCCACCGAAAGGAAGGAAGGTCCTTCTTCGTGCGGGAACAACGTACTGCTTTGTGTCGCTGGCGCGGGCGAGGTCGGGGCAGCGCCACTCTCTGCAGACTCGCCAGCGCCCTCTGATCCGGCGCCCGGATTGGCAAAGCGTCCCTCGTCGCTTGAAGCGGCGCTGTCGGGGGCCGCGCCATTGGCCGGCGCCTGGCCCTCATTGCGGATTGCTTGCATCCAGGCCTCATTGATTTGCGCATCGTTGCGGCTGCCGGCCGGCGCCGGGGCGGTCTGCGCTGCGCCGCCAGCAGAGTCGGCGCCGGGCGCAGGGGCGGCCGCAGGCGCTGCTGGAGCAGATCGATCTGCCGGCCGACGCGACGAGGCGCTTTCACGGCTACGCTGTTCGCTCCGGACTCGCTCGGCATGCAACACAAGCGGCTGCAGGAGCAGTAGGACGGAAATGCCAGGCGCCAGCAGGCGCGATGCAGCGACCATGCCGGCAGAATTATGTCACATAATCTGACGGGTCAAGCGCTTTGCCTCGATCTCCGCAAGTCCTTCCCGGGCCAGCCAGGCGGCCAGGCGCGGCGCCAGACCTAGCTTCGAAAGTGATTCTCGACGGAGACGGCCAGGAAGACCTCGCGCAAAAAGAGGCCAAGGCCCGCAACCATGGAAGCCATTCCGGCAATGAAGGTAATGGCCACCATACGCGCCAGAGCGAAGCCAAGCAGGGCGGCTACAAAGGCGCCGCCGACCACCACGCAGACCAGCAATGCGGAGAGTACGAAACAAAAAATGGCGTAGTAGATCAAACGCGTACGGCGCTTCAGATGGCGCACCTCAAACTGCAGCTCTTCCCGCTCTGCCTCAGCAGCTGCAGCCAGACGCCCCTTGACCAATCGGTGGCGATCGATGATCCGCGCCATCCGGGTGTTCATCGAGTTGATCATTGTGGCAATTGCAGTGAGCAAAAAGACCGGCGCCACCGCAATGTGAATGATATTTGTTACATCGGAAAGCAGCGGAAAATCCATGGTCGTTGCGGCCTGGGCGAGTTGATTTCTTGCAATGTTAAATGATGCTCGGATGGAAAGTCAGCGGCTGCAGCAGGCCTCAGCCGCCGTAGCATGCACGGCGCAAAAATCAAGGATTCTGGGCGCCCTTCTTCAAGCGGTCAAAAGGAGTCACAATGTCCGTTACGCGCACGCCAAAGTTTTCATCGATGACCACTACTTCGCCCTTGGCAATCAACTTGCTGTTGACCAGCAAGTCCACCGGCTCGCCGGCCAGTTTCTCCAGTTCGATGATCGAGCCCTCGCCCAGGGCCAGGATATCCTTGATGTACATTGGCGTCCGACCGAGTTCCACGGTCAGCGTCATCTTGACGTCCATCAAGAGGTTCATATTGGGTTGCAGCGGCCCCGGCCCCTGCTGCGAAAGCGGCGGAAAGCCAACGTCCTTGATGCCCGATTGACCTGGCATCGGTCCGCTTGGAACCTGGATGCCCCCGCCCATTCCCCCGCCCATTCCGCCAGCGCCTTGATTGCGCGAACGATTGTAAATATCGATGGCAAGGGCGAGAGGCAGAACCATCTGCACCCGCGATTCAAAGGCATTTTCCACGCTGAAGGGCAGTTGAATCTTCAAGTATGTCGGATAGCCGCGCAGCGCGAAGGGCTCTTCGGCGGCGGAGCGCACCTCAACCGGCATGGGCGTAATGGCCTGGCCAACCTTGGCCGAAAGCTGGCTGGCCATGGTGAATAGCATCGGGCCGACCGATTCTTTGACCACAGCGATCTGAGCGCTGTCCAGCGGTTGGTTGGCGGCCACAGTCGCTTCGTTGCCCATGACGACCGCCGCCAGACGGGCGGCGTCCGCTTGCGGAATGAACAGAGCGACCGGTCCATTGAGTCCGCCGCTCAGGTTTTGTGCAAAGACAGTGTATTGATTCTTGAGGTCGCGTTCGATGGCCGACTGGTCTTTGACCTCGGCGTAGGGCGCTCCGACGCGTGCGTTACGCGCCAGAATCATCCCCAGACCCTGGGTGCCGGCGCTCATGGCATGCTGAATCAGATCAGCCACGGTCTCGCGCTCCAGCGGCGACATATCCTGGCCAAGCGCTGAGGCTGCAACTGCCGGGCCGGCATCGGATCCGGCGCCGGAAAAATCATCAGCGCCCTGCAGCAACAGGTCTATCTCTTCCTGTGAAAGCGAACCATCTACCATTGCTGCAATCTCCGTCTATTCCGGCGCCAGAGCTATGGTCCAGGTACGCGGCCTTGCCGGACGCAACCTGGCCCTGCTACAATTTCGGAAGGAATTGCCCGCCGCCCGTGGAAAAAGCGGCGCTCAGGTCTGTCGCCTGCTGGAATCGCAGAGCAAAATTGGACGTCGGGCAAGCCTATTTCGAACCTGCAGCCCTCACGGCGGCGCTGTCAGCCCACCTGCCCAACCACACTCTCAAAGGGCCCAAGGGCGCAACTGATGCGGCCATCTTCCATCCGCCAGTTCAGCTCCTGCTCGGTCCAGAGGTCGCGCACGCCGCGCAAAGCGGAATCGGAGAGGCCAGGCGGGGCCGGCACAGTGATGCGGCCTGGCCTTGAGCCTGGATTCCAGAGGCCCAGATAGCCTGCAGGATTGTAGAGCCCGCGCGGGAAAGGATGTTCCAGCAGTCCCAGCGGAATCGGCGTAGCCGCAGCGCAGCGCCGATTGACCAGCAGCGCCTTCTCCCAGATTGCCAGGCGTTCCTCTTCCAGCTCCGAGAGATCGTCGGAGAGCAAGAGCATGCCGCCAGAAACAGACATTACCGAGGCCATCATGAGAACCTGGGCAAGACTCAGACTGCTGCGCCGTCCGCGCACCATCAAACAATCGGGATCATTCAACCATGTGCGTCGATGTAAGAAACTGCGCGTCAGCGTATTGATCAGCGCTCCCTGCGCCGTCGGATAATTTCGATCGTGCAGAAGTCGCGACAGGCCATTGCCGGACCAGACCTGATTCACATCGACGCTGATGCGCATTCCATCAACAAGCCCGGCTGCCGGCCAGAGCGGAGCGCCGCAACCAAGCAAAAAGGTCTTTCGTCCGGCGACCCGGCGAATCAGCTGCAAGACATCGTGAAGCCTGCGCGCTCCAGAGGATTGTGCATCGGCGCGCCGGCCGCGAAAACAAGCGGCAAAGAGGAAATCCAGCTTCAAATAATCGAAGCCCCAGTTGCGCACCAGGGTATCAATGACATTGGCCAACCAGGCCTTGTAGTGTGGATGACTGACATCCAGAGCGTAGGCCCAGCCGCCCCATAGCGGGTTGTAGAGGGCGCGCACTGGCTTGCCGCTGTCTTCGTCACGCAGGACCGCCTCCGGAAACTCGCGGAAGATGGCGGCGTTTTTCATGGCCACAAAGGGGGCCAGCCACAAACCGGCGCGCATCGATTGCGCTTTGATTTCGGCGGCCAGCGCCGCCATGCCTGCTGGAAACTGCTGGTTTGGTTGGGTCCAATCGCCCAGTGCGCGCTGCCAGCCATCGTCAATCTGAAATAGATCAAGGCGCAACTGCCGGCGACGAATCTCAGCCAGATTCTGGCGAAGGATTGATTCGGAAATCTTGTTGTAATAGTAGTACCACGAGCACCAGCCATGAATCGGCGCTTCGGCGCGGGTTCGGCCAAGTTGTGCACAGGCGCGCTGGACGGCGCTGTCCAGGAAGGTCTCAAAGCCGCCGACCTTGCGCGGCTCTCCAGGAAGAGAGAACTCCCAGAGCAACGGCGTCATTGATTCGCGCGCATGGTTGCCCATGGCGCGGCCGTTGAAATCCCAGATGGCTGCAAATTCCAGCAGGCGGCCGCTTTGCGGGTCCATTCGTAATCGAAATCGCAGGCTATGGTTGGCCGGAGCGCCGCCTGTAAACAAGATGCGCGCCGGCTGGTCGCTGTCCAATTCCTCAAGGCCAATCAACCATTCGCTATGAAAGCGACCGCGTCGCGCCAGCAAATGCAGGGGGAACCACTCTGGCAGCCAGCCCTGCAGCGGAGTCTCAAAATTTTCATCCATGCGGTGCTTCCACGGAAGCCGCACAAAGGAGTCGCGGTCGCCGGCGCGCTTGAGGCCGCTGGCGCTCCAGGATTGATAGCCATGCTGGTAGATGCGGAATCTACGATCGATTTCGATCTGATCGTGCAGCGAGATGGAGGCGTATTTGCCGGCGCGTAGACTGATCTCCACCCGATCAAGGAAGATGATTGGTTCCTGACGGCGGCGAATCAAGGGGCGTAATTCGCCAGGACTGCGGTTGAGGTGCAGTTCCATTGCTGCATCGGCAGAGCAGAGCACATCGGCGCCCTTCAGCTCCTCCACAAGGAGGCGGTTTTTTTGGCCGGCCTTGCGACGGTAGAAGAGACGAACCTCGGCGGCGTCAGGAAAATTCACTCGCTCCTCCGAAACTGACGGCGCAGCATCCAGGCTACGATGGCCGAGGCCGCCAGCGCCAGGGCGCCCCAGCCAACCGCTTCAGCGTAGCGCCCAAACAATGCCGCGCCGAGCGCAAAAAGCAGTCCGTAAATCATCAGCACTGCCGACAGCCAGCCCGCAAAATCGGGGGCCAGTACGCGCCAGGAAGAGCGCTGTGGGTCGCCGCTGATGGCCAGCCAGCCAGGACCAGGCGGTCGTACCCGCTGGTAAAAGCGCTGCAAGGTCTGCGGCGATTCTGGTCCGGCCAGATAGACCGCTGCCAGCGTACAGACAACTACCGCCGGTGCAATCCAGAACAGATTTTGCGGAGAGGCCGGGACCTCGACGCCCAGACTGGCCGCCAGCTTCATAGCGCTTACAATCCAGAGCGGCGCCACCATCGCCACAATCTCGGCCAGGGCGTTGATGCGCCACCAGTACCAGCGAAGAATCAGGACAAAGCCCATGCCAGCCGTGCAGCTGAGCAAGAATTCCCACGCGCCCTGAACGGATTTCAAAACGGTGAAAGACAAAAGCAGCGATAGCACAAGCAGAAGCAAAGAAACGACGCGCGCCGCGCGGATGCCGCCCTGCTCCTGCTGCTTGCGCATCCAGAAGCGGCGGAGAAAGTCGTTCACCACATAGGAAGCGCCCCAGTTCAGGTGCGTGGCAATGGTGGACATGTAGGCGCCCAGAAAGGCCGCAGCCAGCAGACCGCGCCACGGCGAACCCAATATATCGCGAATCAAGTATACATAACTTTCCTCGCCATGCGCCGCATCAAGCCCGGGATAGATTACAATCGCGGCCAGTGCGGCAAGAATCCAGGGCCAGGATCGCACACAGTAGTGAGCGATCAAGAACCACAACGCGGCCTTGACGCCGTGCCGTTCGTCACGCGCCGACATGATTCGCTGCGCAATATAGCCGCCGCCGCCGGGCTCCTGCCCCGGATACCAGGAGGCCCACCATTGCACCAGAACGTAGGCCAGAAAAGCGGACGAGGCAATGCTACCCGCGCCGCCGCCGCTCTCGAAGCGCGGCAGCAACTGCAACATAGCCTCCGGCAGCGCTGCGCCAAGTCCGCCGGCCTGCTGCACGGCGGGATGACCCGCCGCAAACCACGCCAGGGCGATGCAGCCGCCCATGGCCACGGCAAACTGAAAGGCATCAGCAATGGCAACGCCCCACAGTCCAGTCAGGGCCACATAGAGCAAGGTTGCCGCCGCTGCGGCGCTGACCGCCAGACGCGGATCGATTTCAGGAAAGAGGACTGCGGCAATCTTGTACATTGCCAGATTGACCCAGGCCATCACCACGATATTCAAAAACAGTCCAAAATAGATCGCTTTGAAGCCGCGCAGGAAGGCCGCCAGCGGCCCGCTGTAGCGCAGCTCGATAAACTCCAGGTCAGTGAGCACCCCGGCCCGTCGCCAGAGCCGCGCAAAAAAGAAGACAGTGAGCGCGGCGCCAATCGCGGCGCTCCACCAGATCCAGTTGGCGCTGATGCCGCCGCCGCGCACCAGGCCAGTGACGGCCAGGGGGGTATCAGCGGCAAAGGTAGTGGCTACCATGCCGGTGCCGACCAACCACCACGGAGCGCTGCGGCCGGAGAGGAAGTACTCGGACAGCGAGGCGCCGCCGCGCCGGCTGAGCATCAGGCCCATTCCCAGGCTCAAACCGAAATAGAGCACAATGAGCAGGATATCGCCGCTGGAAAATTGCATCGCTGAAACGAGGAGAACCGCAGCTCGCCGGCGCCTGCTGGCAAGGCATTTTGTTGCAGGCTTCTCCTGACTTGATTGTTGTTGTTTTTCTCCGCTTGCGTCGCCAGCTTGTGGCGGCCGCGCTCCAGGCGCTTTGCAATGCACAATTCTCAGCGCAGCGACTCCGCAGTTTTTTTCGACCTGGATGGACTGTTTTTTCACCCGCGTGCACACTGGAAGGCTCTTGACCCTCACCTGGCGCGGCTTGGCGAACGTGTACACTGGAAGGAGGCGCTGGCGGCCTTTCGCCACTTGCGCTGGCGCGCCGAGCCCGTTTCACTCACCAACTTTTTTGGCATCGACGAGATTGCGCTGTCTCTTCAGGGACCGGAGCAGCAACGCAGCCTCAGCGCCACCGAACGATTGCTGCGCGCGGCGCACGGTCACAAATCCAATGGCCGGCATTTATACCTGATCTCGGCCTGTCCTTTTCGCGAGCTGCTGGACGTAATCGAACTGTGGATGCCGCGCCCGCGTCGCTACCCGCTGCTGGAAAATCCCTTTCAACAAGCTGGATTCATTACCGTATCGCTTCCGCCGGCGCCTCCGGGCTTTAGCGATGCCGATGCCGAACGCGCCGGCTATGTGGACCGCAGCGTTGCAGCTCGTCCGCGCTTTGATCCGGAAGAATTGGCCAATCCCTCGCGCCGATCGCAGCTACGGCGTCGCAAGCTGGTGCGCATGGCCTCGCTCTTGCGCTACAAGCGCGACGGCGACGCCCCCCGCGACCCGACAGCGGTTGGCGGAGTTTACGATCGTCTGCAATTGTATCATACCGAGGCCGACTACGCCCATGAGATCGAAGAACTGTGCGCGCGCGAAGCGGCGCACTGGCGCGACCGCAATGCGCTCTATGCCGAGTTTATCGATCCCCTGGAAACGGTGACCATTCAGCGCAGCGTTTAGCCGCGCGGATGAAACTTCTTGTGCACTTCTTTGAGCGTGCGACTGGCCAGGTGCGTGTAAATCTGCGTAGTGGAAATATCGATGTGACCGAGCAGCTCCTGGACGCTGCGCAGATCGGCGTTGTTTTCGATCAGATGTGTGGCAAAACTATGACGGAAGGTGTGCGGCGTAACGACTTTGCGAATTGAGGTTCGCTGCAGATACTTCTTGAGCAGCCGCCAGACCGATTTGCGATTCAAAAAATCGCCCTTCTTGCTGATGAATAGATAGTCGCTGAAGCGGCTTTTCAAAATATCTTCGCGGGCGCCCTCAATGTAGCGCTTCAGGATGTTGAAGGCCTTTTCGCCAAAGGGCACCAATCGCTCGCGTCCGCCCTTGCCGCGCACTGTCAGGAACATGTTTTCCAGATCGACATCTTCCATCTTGAGATTGCAGGCTTCGGAGATGCGCAGGCCGCTGGAGTAGAGCAGTTCAAACATTGCCTTATCGCGCAGCTCGTAGGGGTCATCCTCGCGAATCGCGTTGAATAATTCCTCGATTTCCGGCAAGCTGAGGTAGTCGGGAAGGGTCTTTTTTACTTCCGGCGTCTGGATCTTGTCTGCCGGATTGCTTTCGACCTTGTTCTCTTCTTTCAGGAACTTATAGAATTGACGCAGCGCGGCCACGGCGCGGGCCAGAGAGCGGCTGGAGATCTTTTTGCGCCGCTGCTCCTTCAGGAAGTTGGCAATATCTTCAGTTTCGACTTCAAGGAAATCCTTGCTGGTCTTATCCAGAAAGGTCTGGAACTTCTTGATGTCATAGGTGTAGGAAAAGATGGAATTTTCCGACAGCCCCTTCTCGACCAGGAGAAAGTCCTGGAATTGCTTGATCAGCTTTTGTTGATTCTGGACCAACTCCGCACCCGCCCCGACCATCTGGATCTTTTTTCGGCTGGTAACATAATCGGTCTGTAACGTCGCCTGGTCAGAAAAAATTCAAGGCGGGTCAATTTGATTTTGCCGGGCGGCAAAAGGTTCGAAGAGAATGCTACAGCGCCATGGAACTTAAACAATTTGTCCGCCGCGGCCTGCTCAACGAGACTCCCGGCTATCGCACCGTGCTACGCTTTGGCAACGCCCCCCCTGCCCATGTCCTGATGTTGCTGGAGGGTCGCGCCCGGCGCAAACTGGCGTTAAAGCCGGGTCGCTGGCTGTACGAGAATTTCTATCCAGTCTCCTTTGTCGGACTGGAAGATCTGCTGCAGGGTCGGTCGCGGCCGGGCGGCGCCGGCGTCTATCCCGGATCGCATTATGTCCTCTGGGAAGCGGAGGACTTTCGCAATGCGCTGAATATCCAGCCCGATCTGGCGCGTCGGGCGATCTTCGAACTGAGCCGGCGTATCCGCATCTGCGATGAGCGTCGTCATACAACCGATCCCAGCCTGCGGCGCGAACATGAGACTTCGCTGGCGGCGCCCTCCTCCGAATTAAGCGATGCCCTCTATGAAATGAGTTTTGCCGAAGAGGATGCCTTCCCGCCCCATCTGGTGGAAAAGTTTTCGCGCCGCTTTGCGCCGGGCGAGGCGCTGATGCTGCAAGGCGATCGCAGCGCGGAACTCTTCATCGTAATGGAAGGGCGGCTCAGCGTTTACCAGAGCCATGATGGCGAACGCCGCAAGATCGACATGCTGGCCGACGGAGATATGGTCGGGGAGATGGCGCAATTTGATGGTTTGCCGCGATCGGCCGATGTGATTGCTGAAACGCAGACAACTGCGCTGGCGCTGAGTCCCGAAAACTTTGATGTTCTCTTCCAGTTGCACCCGCGCTGGAGCCGCAAGTTAATGGAGACCCTTTCCGACCGGCTGGAACAAAGGCGCCGCATGCTGGCGGAGGCGCCGCTTCAGGGTCTTGCTGGCTAATCGACTGACGACAATCACTTGCCAAAGCCCAGGGGCTTTTCAAACAACGGCTATGAAATGGCTGCGTCGTATTCTATTCTCCTTGCCGCTGCTATTTTTTGCGGCGGCCACAGGCGTAGCCTTCTACTTCACGAACAGGGCGCTGTATCCGGAGTGGAAGACGACGCCGGGCGAATGCCCTGAGCGACGCAGGGACTGGGGAAAAGACTGCGGCGATGCCAGTCGCAACGGCGAATACTTTGTTCGTGACATCAATCTGTCATCTGCCGGCCCGCTTGCCCTGGACACGCCGGCCTGGTTTCTTTCAGCTGCCGACAACCGCGAGCGCCTGACGCTTGCAACGGACGGCGCATTTCATCCAGCAGGCCGCTGGGCGGCGGCGTTCATTCATGGCGGCGGCGCCGACCGACGCGAGGGCTATCGCTACGCCCGTTACTTTTTGAGCCGTGGTATCGACTATTACATGCTCGATACAGTCTGCCATGGTTCCGCGCCCTGTGCCGAGAACAAAGCCTTGAGCTTTGGGGCCCGCGAGCAACAGGCGGTGCGCAATCTCTATGCCGCCGTTCGCCCCAAATATGACGGACTGATCCTGATGGGAACCTCGGTGGGGGCGACCTCGCTGCTCGACGCCCTGCCTGACCTTCCAAAGGTGAATGCGGTGATTGCCGAGAATCCGATGTTCAGCCCGGAGCAATTTTTCCTGGATACTCCGGCCGCGCCGTCTTTCTTTCCCAAAGTCTACCGGCGACTGCTCTTCTCACTGGCGGCGTGGCGCGCTGATTTTCCAACGGATATGAGCCCGGCGGCTCGCTTGCTCCACTATTCCGGCGCGCCAATCTACTTCTTGCACAGCACAGAAGATCGACTTATTCCGCCGCACCATTCCGAAGACCTCTACGCGGAATACAAAGGTACTAAACTATTGTGGATTACAAACAAAGGTCAGCATGCCCGACTCTGGAATGCCGACCCGGCGGACTACGAGCGAAGGCTGGACGACTTTCTAAATCGACACGCCCTGCGCTAGCGGCGCGGCTGTTCCTCTATTCCAGCGGCGGCCGGCGCAGATCGTTGTTCCAGCTGAAGCCGCGATTCTGCAGCTCGACAAAGAAGCCCTCAAAGCCGCGCTGTGCCAGTCGCCAGCCATCGCGTTGACTGAAAAAGAGCGCCTGCAAGGGCAAGCTCTCTCCGGCTTCCAGCGGCGGACCTGCCAGCAGCGCCGGCCGGTCGCGCTCTTCATCGGACAGATCGAGGCGAGCGCCTGTCATGTTCAAGGCATAAGGACGCAGCGCGGCGTCGATGCAGGGAACGATTGCCAGACTTCGCAACCAGCGGCGCGGCTCTGCCAGCTGCAGCGAATGATCAGCAAGAAACGCCGAGAACTCGCGCAACCAACGCGCCTGCTCGGGCGCTGTACAGGCCAGCCACAAAAAGAAAAGCCGCGTGGCGGGCATTGGATGGGGCCAGGAGACCAGCACCTCGCGTCCGTAAAGAGCGGCAAGCCCAACCGAGAGATAGATGCTCCGATCTGGAAGGTCAAACTCCAGCAGTCGAAAGGGCCTCAGTTGTTCCAGATCGGCGCCAAAGACGCGCGCCTCGGCATACACTTCGGAGAGTTGCTCGGGATTTTCCGCCAGTTCTCCGCTATCCCAGACGCGGTCCGCCCCCGATTTTCCAAGAATACGCATTGCAGCGCGTTGCTCATAGCGCAGCCATTGCTCCGCCAATGCATGCGGCGCTTCGCGTCGTCCATGGCCGCTGAACACTCGCCGACGCAAAGCGTCGCCCAGCGCTGCATATTCCTCTTCCGGCGGCGCAGCGCCGCCGGCCGAAAAACGGCGCGCCCAGGCGTCCTCTTGAAAACGAAGCGCAAATGCCGGCGAAGGACCTGGCAATGTTTCCAGCGCTCGTTCAAGCGCCTGCTGCGCGGCGCGCTCCGATGAAGAGGCTCGCGCCACATCGCTTGCAACCTTGCCAGGCGCGCCAATTTCCGGCGGAAGTTCCACAGCGCGGCCGGCGCTGCGGTCGGCGCCGTCGCGGCGCAACCTGTGCAAGGAGCGCGGCAGCGATGCGCGCCAATCCGCATACTCCGCCGCGCTGACCTCCTGCAGGCTGCGTTCCACCCGATCGGCAAAGATCCTGGAAAAACGCAGGATGACGTAAGCGGCCGTCAGTAAGAAAAAAGCAAAGGTCAAGAACTGGGCGAAGGCTACCGGCGGAAAGGCAAAGAAGTCAAAGATTCCGTGCCAGAGCACAGCGAGCAACAATCCGCTGGCATATCGCCAGCCCAAACCGCCGGCATCGCGATCGATCAAGCGCATCCCAAAAGCAAAATTGATCATCGCGTGCACTGGCAGCGAGCGCGCCAGCAGCATGCCAGCCGGGCTTTGCATGCCAAAGTTGTGCAAGTAGAAGACATCCTCAACGATGGCGAAGCCCAGTCCAGCGCCGCCAAAGAGAAAAGCCGCTGAACGAGTCGGTCCGGAACGCCAGGCCAGCAGCGGCAGAAGTATAGAAGCGAGGCCAATTTTTGAGAATTCTTCGAGCGCTCCGGCCTGTACAAAGGCCAGCTGCAAGGCCAGAGCCATGGGCTCGGAAGGGGCATGCACCAGGTCCACGCCAGGGAAAAGCAACACATTGAGTACGCTGCTGAGAGCTGCCGCCAGAGCGCCACAAACCATGCCGCCAAGTACGACCGGACTGATCAATGCGGCAGCGCCAGGTTGCAGGCGCGGCCGTATCCATCGCTGCCAGAGCCGCGCCATTGGCCCCGCTTCTTCCGGCGGCGCCTTCCAGGCCAGCAGCAGCATCAAGGGACCGTTGACTGCCAGGCTGCCAAGTACTGAGTAAACCCACCAGGCCTGGGCAATCTCTTGCTGTGCGCCAGGCATCAGCGTCGCTCCACGGACGGCGGCGGCGCGACGTTTTGCTTGAGGTGCGCTATCATCTCCGCACTGGCCAGGTAGTTCGTGGTCTGGTAGAGCACATTGCCCTCTGCATCGAAGATTACGAAGAAAGGCAGGCCAATGAGCAGCTCTGGGAAACGCGGATCTTCTTGAAAACTTTGAAACACCGGGTCGCGATCGTCCACTTTGTAAAGTACTGCGCTCTGCAAGGCCTGATTCAGCGCTTGATTTTCCTGAACTGTTTCTTGAAAGGCATGGCAATTGGAGCACCACTCGGCAAAAAAATCAACGAATAGCAATCGGCCGCTCTCCCTGGCCTGTCCGAAGGCCTGATCGCGATCGCGCAACCAGAGCAGGTTCCCGATGCGTTCTGGCGGCAGCTGCGGCGGCTGTGGCGCGCCG is a window of Leptospirales bacterium DNA encoding:
- a CDS encoding alpha-galactosidase — encoded protein: MNFPDAAEVRLFYRRKAGQKNRLLVEELKGADVLCSADAAMELHLNRSPGELRPLIRRRQEPIIFLDRVEISLRAGKYASISLHDQIEIDRRFRIYQHGYQSWSASGLKRAGDRDSFVRLPWKHRMDENFETPLQGWLPEWFPLHLLARRGRFHSEWLIGLEELDSDQPARILFTGGAPANHSLRFRLRMDPQSGRLLEFAAIWDFNGRAMGNHARESMTPLLWEFSLPGEPRKVGGFETFLDSAVQRACAQLGRTRAEAPIHGWCSWYYYYNKISESILRQNLAEIRRRQLRLDLFQIDDGWQRALGDWTQPNQQFPAGMAALAAEIKAQSMRAGLWLAPFVAMKNAAIFREFPEAVLRDEDSGKPVRALYNPLWGGWAYALDVSHPHYKAWLANVIDTLVRNWGFDYLKLDFLFAACFRGRRADAQSSGARRLHDVLQLIRRVAGRKTFLLGCGAPLWPAAGLVDGMRISVDVNQVWSGNGLSRLLHDRNYPTAQGALINTLTRSFLHRRTWLNDPDCLMVRGRRSSLSLAQVLMMASVMSVSGGMLLLSDDLSELEEERLAIWEKALLVNRRCAAATPIPLGLLEHPFPRGLYNPAGYLGLWNPGSRPGRITVPAPPGLSDSALRGVRDLWTEQELNWRMEDGRISCALGPFESVVGQVG
- the fliN gene encoding flagellar motor switch protein FliN gives rise to the protein MVDGSLSQEEIDLLLQGADDFSGAGSDAGPAVAASALGQDMSPLERETVADLIQHAMSAGTQGLGMILARNARVGAPYAEVKDQSAIERDLKNQYTVFAQNLSGGLNGPVALFIPQADAARLAAVVMGNEATVAANQPLDSAQIAVVKESVGPMLFTMASQLSAKVGQAITPMPVEVRSAAEEPFALRGYPTYLKIQLPFSVENAFESRVQMVLPLALAIDIYNRSRNQGAGGMGGGMGGGIQVPSGPMPGQSGIKDVGFPPLSQQGPGPLQPNMNLLMDVKMTLTVELGRTPMYIKDILALGEGSIIELEKLAGEPVDLLVNSKLIAKGEVVVIDENFGVRVTDIVTPFDRLKKGAQNP
- a CDS encoding DUF2721 domain-containing protein, which produces MDFPLLSDVTNIIHIAVAPVFLLTAIATMINSMNTRMARIIDRHRLVKGRLAAAAEAEREELQFEVRHLKRRTRLIYYAIFCFVLSALLVCVVVGGAFVAALLGFALARMVAITFIAGMASMVAGLGLFLREVFLAVSVENHFRS
- a CDS encoding flagellar biosynthetic protein FliO produces the protein MVAASRLLAPGISVLLLLQPLVLHAERVRSEQRSRESASSRRPADRSAPAAPAAAPAPGADSAGGAAQTAPAPAGSRNDAQINEAWMQAIRNEGQAPANGAAPDSAASSDEGRFANPGAGSEGAGESAESGAAPTSPAPATQSSTLFPHEEGPSFLSVALRFFGLLAVMGFVFYLVMRYIRNKSGLPAVGGGELVHVVASIPLVQGKFLQIVDVAGKLMALGVSEAGVQMLTEINDGIAADRIRLWQSSKRPEQAASSALERLVGALKGSDFRFWQTADRKRDFPDFQQLLRAQGAAPLAAVSSAPDAPSGADAADQSDDLKELLRQQKARLTALQRPRKN
- a CDS encoding Na+:solute symporter, whose protein sequence is MQFSSGDILLIVLYFGLSLGMGLMLSRRGGASLSEYFLSGRSAPWWLVGTGMVATTFAADTPLAVTGLVRGGGISANWIWWSAAIGAALTVFFFARLWRRAGVLTDLEFIELRYSGPLAAFLRGFKAIYFGLFLNIVVMAWVNLAMYKIAAVLFPEIDPRLAVSAAAAATLLYVALTGLWGVAIADAFQFAVAMGGCIALAWFAAGHPAVQQAGGLGAALPEAMLQLLPRFESGGGAGSIASSAFLAYVLVQWWASWYPGQEPGGGGYIAQRIMSARDERHGVKAALWFLIAHYCVRSWPWILAALAAIVIYPGLDAAHGEESYVYLIRDILGSPWRGLLAAAFLGAYMSTIATHLNWGASYVVNDFLRRFWMRKQQEQGGIRAARVVSLLLLVLSLLLSFTVLKSVQGAWEFLLSCTAGMGFVLILRWYWWRINALAEIVAMVAPLWIVSAMKLAASLGVEVPASPQNLFWIAPAVVVCTLAAVYLAGPESPQTLQRFYQRVRPPGPGWLAISGDPQRSSWRVLAPDFAGWLSAVLMIYGLLFALGAALFGRYAEAVGWGALALAASAIVAWMLRRQFRRSE